One genomic window of Sphingobacterium oryzagri includes the following:
- a CDS encoding SusC/RagA family TonB-linked outer membrane protein, which yields MNEQIQVKFSNSSLSKALKLLESKSGVRFVYNDGQMKSAVRVNGTFEGTLQSVLSQVLAPYQLQFDFVDNQYVVLRQRTAASANDPAPTVAVNLNGFVQSGIVTDEQGKGLPGVTVSVRNATNMVQTDDQGFFSIGIIDDHYSLEFHYIGYKKIERKSQRNNRLRVVLEEDPSNLDEVLVIGYGTTTKRTTTGSSFSITAKDIQNTPTTNVANALQGRIPGIYVNQANGLPGSPMSISIRGNNAITTPGSAINRNAPLFIVDGVPFSSDAISSSVGTGLVGASGATSPLNLINPMDIESIDVLKDADATAIYGSRAANGVVLITTKKGKAGKTQFDALFRTGAAKVANFVETLNTDQYLAMRRRAFENAAAINANNTPESANAYDLTRWDQNAYTDFQKLLIGNTAKTTDANLSVGGGDQRTNFRLSGTYHKEGNVFVGDQGYDRTALNFNLQHKTLDDRFTIGFSAIYSADNNNVSVLDQTSIAYNLPPNYPLYNEDGSLYWSGLSFGVPANPLGQLNQIVENKGSNLVANLNLDYRIWKGLSFKTSIGYGRADADQKRLAPRSSMDPAISSNVSSAIFALTSNHNYTIEPQLNYNTDIGPGKFSALVGATWQHTLSKQPFYTSAREFPSDDFLENIGSAATISTSRNSSEYKYASLFSRVNYNIGNKYIANINFRRDGSSRFAANSRYGNFGSFGAAWVLSEESFFKAIPVISFSKIRSSYGWVGNDKIGDYQYFDSYSSVSYLYNGIAGMIPTRLANSNYQWESTRKFEVAMDVALLKDRISLSAAYYRNLSDNQLINYSLSPQAGFTSYQANFPALVENKGWEFTLGSQQIRTKDFRWSTDFNISFNRNRLAEFPNIERTSYYTQYIVGNPLTGFYLYDYTGFDPATGLPTVADKNGNGSINFGLFEIGRGDRSYKGTNLPKYYGGISNTLAYKDFTLDFLFQFVKQKGRSILASSFYNPGYDMTNYAKEPIMDYLEAGLPNQPQALAVFGPPFTAFSNYVSSDAMLVDASFIRLKNVSLSYDLRGQFIERLKLKNLRLQVQGHNLLTFTDYFGFDPESQGLSLPPLRTIVGSVQLTF from the coding sequence TTGAATGAGCAGATCCAAGTTAAGTTTTCAAACAGCAGCTTGTCGAAGGCACTTAAATTGCTGGAATCCAAATCGGGCGTGCGCTTTGTCTATAATGATGGACAGATGAAATCTGCCGTTCGCGTAAACGGCACTTTTGAAGGCACCTTGCAGTCTGTACTTTCGCAAGTGCTCGCTCCTTATCAACTGCAATTTGATTTTGTAGACAATCAATATGTCGTATTACGTCAACGAACAGCAGCATCAGCAAACGATCCAGCGCCAACTGTAGCGGTCAATCTTAACGGCTTTGTGCAATCTGGTATCGTGACCGATGAGCAGGGTAAAGGATTGCCCGGTGTAACGGTGAGCGTGCGTAATGCTACGAACATGGTACAAACCGACGATCAAGGATTTTTTAGTATCGGGATTATCGACGATCATTATTCCCTCGAGTTTCACTACATCGGTTATAAAAAAATAGAACGTAAGAGCCAGCGTAATAATCGGTTGCGGGTAGTTTTAGAAGAAGATCCATCAAACCTGGATGAGGTATTGGTGATTGGTTACGGAACGACGACTAAGCGGACAACCACCGGTTCTTCGTTTAGTATTACGGCAAAAGATATACAAAACACGCCTACTACGAATGTCGCTAATGCGCTTCAAGGTCGGATTCCGGGTATTTATGTGAACCAGGCGAATGGTTTGCCAGGCAGCCCGATGTCGATCAGCATACGGGGAAATAATGCGATAACAACACCGGGAAGTGCGATCAATAGAAATGCGCCGCTTTTTATTGTTGATGGTGTGCCTTTTTCTTCCGATGCGATCAGCTCTTCTGTAGGGACAGGCCTAGTGGGCGCGAGTGGCGCTACGAGTCCGTTAAATCTAATTAACCCGATGGATATTGAAAGCATCGACGTGTTAAAAGATGCGGATGCGACGGCTATTTATGGATCACGCGCTGCAAATGGTGTCGTATTGATTACGACAAAAAAAGGAAAAGCAGGCAAAACGCAGTTTGATGCGTTGTTTAGAACGGGCGCAGCAAAGGTTGCTAACTTTGTAGAGACCTTAAATACAGATCAATATCTTGCGATGCGTCGTCGCGCTTTTGAAAACGCGGCTGCCATTAATGCCAATAATACACCGGAAAGCGCAAATGCTTATGATCTTACGCGTTGGGATCAAAATGCCTACACTGATTTTCAAAAATTGCTTATCGGTAATACGGCAAAAACTACCGATGCGAATTTATCTGTTGGCGGGGGTGACCAACGTACCAACTTCCGGCTAAGTGGTACTTATCACAAAGAAGGAAATGTATTTGTAGGCGACCAAGGTTATGACCGTACAGCGCTAAACTTTAACCTGCAACATAAAACGCTGGATGATCGCTTTACCATAGGTTTCAGTGCGATTTACTCGGCTGATAACAACAATGTATCGGTCTTGGATCAAACATCAATAGCATACAATTTACCGCCAAACTATCCGCTTTATAACGAGGACGGTAGTTTGTATTGGAGCGGCTTAAGTTTTGGTGTGCCAGCTAATCCGCTGGGACAGCTCAATCAAATTGTTGAAAATAAAGGTTCTAATTTGGTGGCCAACCTAAACCTGGATTACCGCATTTGGAAAGGACTTTCATTTAAAACGAGTATTGGCTATGGCCGGGCTGACGCCGATCAAAAGCGTCTGGCACCGCGATCGTCTATGGATCCGGCCATCAGCAGCAATGTTTCCTCTGCTATTTTTGCGCTAACGTCCAATCATAATTACACGATTGAGCCGCAGCTTAATTACAACACCGATATCGGCCCTGGTAAATTCAGTGCGCTGGTTGGTGCCACCTGGCAACATACGCTGTCCAAACAGCCTTTTTACACCTCTGCCCGCGAATTTCCGTCGGATGATTTTCTGGAAAACATCGGTTCTGCCGCCACCATCAGCACGTCTAGAAATTCCAGCGAATATAAGTATGCCTCGTTGTTTAGCCGTGTCAACTATAATATAGGTAACAAGTATATCGCTAATATTAACTTTCGTCGTGATGGTTCGTCCAGATTTGCAGCGAACTCCCGTTACGGTAATTTCGGTTCCTTTGGTGCAGCCTGGGTTTTGTCGGAAGAATCGTTTTTCAAAGCCATCCCGGTTATCAGTTTTTCCAAAATACGTTCCAGCTACGGATGGGTAGGGAATGACAAGATAGGTGATTATCAGTATTTCGATTCATATTCGTCAGTAAGCTATTTATACAACGGTATAGCAGGTATGATACCAACGCGCCTGGCGAATAGCAACTACCAGTGGGAATCGACGCGAAAATTTGAAGTGGCAATGGATGTAGCGCTGTTGAAAGACCGTATTTCGCTTTCTGCGGCTTACTACCGTAACTTGAGTGATAACCAGTTGATCAATTACAGCTTGAGTCCACAAGCTGGGTTCACAAGCTACCAGGCAAATTTCCCGGCCTTAGTAGAAAACAAAGGTTGGGAATTTACGCTAGGTAGTCAGCAAATTCGCACAAAGGATTTTCGCTGGAGCACAGATTTCAATATCTCGTTTAATAGAAATCGCCTGGCCGAATTTCCAAATATCGAACGAACATCTTATTACACGCAGTATATAGTTGGCAATCCGCTGACGGGTTTCTATTTATATGATTATACCGGCTTTGATCCTGCAACCGGATTGCCGACTGTCGCCGATAAAAACGGGAACGGATCGATTAACTTCGGTTTGTTTGAGATCGGGCGCGGCGACAGGTCGTATAAAGGCACAAATCTTCCGAAATATTACGGCGGTATTTCCAATACGCTCGCCTACAAAGATTTTACCTTGGATTTTCTGTTCCAGTTTGTAAAACAAAAAGGGAGATCGATTTTGGCAAGCTCATTCTACAATCCTGGGTATGATATGACGAATTATGCGAAAGAGCCTATCATGGATTATCTAGAGGCAGGGTTGCCAAATCAACCGCAGGCCTTAGCGGTATTTGGCCCGCCGTTTACAGCCTTTTCGAATTATGTGAGTTCTGATGCGATGTTGGTCGATGCTTCCTTTATCCGTCTAAAAAATGTTAGTCTTTCTTACGATTTGCGCGGCCAGTTTATCGAGCGTTTGAAACTTAAAAATCTGCGTTTGCAAGTGCAGGGACACAACCTGTTGACCTTCACAGACTATTTTGGTTTCGATCCGGAATCGCAAGGACTATCCTTACCGCCACTACGTACTATTGTTGGGTCGGTTCAATTAACATTTTAA
- a CDS encoding RagB/SusD family nutrient uptake outer membrane protein, whose protein sequence is MKFTKNYIFFLLLAATSFTSCESLLEIDAPLNERPSVVVFRSSDAAKMALSGAYSQMSSNNTFAFTLTSFNGMAAGEVRYTSAAQFTDVQTNVYDPVTTTALSSIWADVYASIYRWNSILAGVQDNSFLPAALVQQMRGEALTMRAYCYFHLVNMFGDVPLVLITDASVTSLLPRTASASIYTQIIADLEEAKGLLAEDYATVNRMQVNRAAATALLARVYLHVADYNQALTNADAVLAQTARYTLVPSAQLGNVFLRNSSEAILQLGPALNATNGYTTEGSTFIPQSATSVPNYSLTTAQIAAFEAGDLRRSTWIRDRNVGGADYYLAYKYQNSNQTTATASGRVEVPMVLRLAEQYLIRAEARLETGNATGARADINAIRRRAGLADLASGADLNTALLKERQTELFCEQGARWYTIKRKGLANAVMGALRPATWQSFAQLYPIPQGARDTNPNLSQNDGYR, encoded by the coding sequence ATGAAATTCACTAAAAATTATATATTCTTTTTGCTCTTGGCTGCAACGTCATTCACCAGTTGCGAAAGCTTATTGGAAATCGATGCACCGCTCAACGAGCGTCCATCAGTGGTGGTGTTCCGCTCGTCAGATGCGGCTAAGATGGCCTTGTCTGGCGCCTACAGCCAAATGAGCAGCAACAACACGTTTGCATTTACCTTGACCAGTTTTAATGGCATGGCGGCCGGCGAAGTGCGCTACACATCAGCCGCCCAATTTACCGATGTGCAAACCAATGTCTACGATCCGGTTACGACGACGGCACTTTCCAGCATTTGGGCCGATGTTTACGCATCAATTTACCGCTGGAACAGCATCTTGGCTGGTGTGCAGGATAACAGTTTTCTGCCTGCTGCGCTAGTGCAACAAATGCGTGGAGAAGCTTTAACCATGCGTGCTTACTGCTATTTTCATTTGGTTAATATGTTTGGCGATGTGCCGCTGGTGTTGATTACGGATGCAAGTGTCACGAGTTTGCTCCCCAGAACAGCATCGGCCAGCATTTACACGCAGATTATTGCCGATCTGGAAGAAGCAAAAGGATTGTTAGCAGAAGATTATGCGACCGTAAACCGGATGCAGGTAAATCGTGCGGCCGCTACGGCGCTGTTGGCTCGTGTCTATCTACACGTTGCAGACTATAACCAAGCATTGACCAATGCCGATGCGGTATTGGCGCAAACCGCGCGTTATACGCTTGTGCCGTCAGCGCAGTTAGGCAATGTTTTTCTTCGAAACTCGTCAGAAGCGATTTTGCAACTAGGGCCTGCATTAAATGCAACTAATGGCTATACCACAGAAGGTTCTACTTTTATACCGCAGAGCGCGACTAGCGTACCCAATTATTCGTTGACAACTGCGCAAATCGCTGCTTTTGAAGCCGGTGATTTACGCCGATCAACATGGATCAGAGATCGCAATGTTGGCGGTGCTGATTATTACCTCGCTTACAAATACCAAAATTCCAATCAAACGACGGCTACAGCATCCGGCAGGGTAGAAGTACCCATGGTTTTGCGGCTGGCAGAGCAATACCTGATTCGTGCGGAAGCCAGGCTGGAGACAGGAAATGCTACAGGCGCGCGTGCGGATATTAATGCCATTCGTCGTCGTGCGGGTTTAGCCGATCTTGCCAGCGGTGCCGATTTGAATACAGCACTGTTGAAAGAGCGACAAACCGAGCTTTTTTGCGAACAAGGCGCGCGTTGGTATACCATCAAGCGCAAAGGTTTAGCCAATGCGGTGATGGGCGCACTTAGACCAGCAACATGGCAGTCGTTTGCGCAACTTTACCCAATTCCACAAGGTGCGCGAGACACCAATCCCAATTTGTCGCAAAATGACGGATACAGATAA
- a CDS encoding ABC transporter ATP-binding protein, producing MENTIVKISHLWHRYGTAWAIQDIDFEINEFGVLGLLGSNGAGKSTTMNIMCGVLNQVKGEVTIGGYDMRKDPIAAKKLIGFLPQNAPLYLDLTVNEYLTQCAHLRLIPKKEIQKAVDKAMAKCGVAHFRNRLIANLSGGYKQRVGIAQAIIHEPKLVVLDEPTNGLDPNQIIEVRKLIKEIGEEKSVIFSSHILSEVQATCEQVKMIENGVMVFENTMDAFNNYIEPDSLVMHMANPPIPEALKAVAGVTAVEVLSAQQFRIRFSEASDISERLVEASVHNGWRLKELTLEKSSLDQIFAQLSNKTPNKKS from the coding sequence ATGGAAAATACAATAGTTAAGATATCCCATTTATGGCATCGCTATGGCACCGCCTGGGCGATTCAAGATATCGATTTTGAGATTAATGAGTTTGGCGTCCTGGGTTTGCTAGGCTCTAATGGAGCTGGTAAATCTACCACGATGAACATCATGTGTGGGGTGTTAAACCAGGTAAAGGGCGAAGTAACTATCGGCGGATATGATATGCGCAAAGATCCGATAGCAGCCAAGAAGCTTATTGGTTTTTTGCCGCAAAATGCGCCGCTCTATCTGGATCTTACGGTGAATGAATATTTGACGCAATGCGCACATCTTCGCCTGATACCAAAGAAAGAGATACAAAAGGCGGTGGATAAGGCGATGGCGAAATGTGGCGTCGCGCATTTTAGAAATCGTTTGATTGCCAACTTATCCGGTGGTTACAAACAACGGGTAGGCATTGCGCAGGCAATTATCCACGAACCCAAATTGGTTGTTTTGGATGAACCGACCAACGGACTTGATCCCAATCAAATCATCGAAGTACGAAAGCTGATCAAAGAAATTGGTGAGGAGAAGTCGGTTATTTTTTCTTCGCATATTTTGTCGGAGGTGCAGGCTACCTGCGAGCAGGTAAAAATGATTGAAAATGGCGTCATGGTATTTGAAAATACGATGGATGCTTTTAATAACTATATCGAGCCAGATAGCTTGGTGATGCATATGGCTAATCCGCCAATTCCGGAAGCGCTAAAAGCTGTTGCAGGCGTGACTGCTGTGGAAGTGCTTTCCGCACAGCAATTCAGAATTCGTTTTTCGGAAGCTTCCGACATTAGCGAGCGCTTAGTCGAAGCTAGCGTACACAACGGTTGGCGCTTAAAAGAACTTACGTTGGAAAAAAGCTCGCTGGATCAAATTTTTGCACAACTTTCAAATAAAACGCCTAACAAGAAATCATGA
- a CDS encoding Gldg family protein has translation MKTTLRIAKIELSQLFYSPVAWIVLIVLIVQAGWQYHSTLERIYQGQEMGQSVAGATMRIFSGFRSLFPQMQEYLYLYIPLLTMGLISRETSSGSIKLLYSSPIKVSEIIIGKYLAMMAYCLILIGVFLGLGLLSLFTIKNSEFTLILSGIIGLYLLICSYAAIGLFMSSLTTYQVVAAISTLVVLAALNFIGGLWQDIAFVRDITYFLSISGRVEESINGLLGSNDIFYFLIVITLFLGLTYLKLQFERQTLTAINKAVRYAGFIAIMLLIGYVTSLPQFIVYKDMTANKTRTLTPASQAIIKQFEEPVHITTYVNLLDDNYYSGLPASHNSDKKRFDMYLRYMPYLKMDYVYYWDHSTNERLYKENPGASDEEIARKMAKINKLPFSMFLTPAQIKEQINLTPERNRFVRKLTYKDKQVYLRVYDDMFRHPNEKETSAAFKRLLVPAPKVAFVTGHNERSIQRSGDRDYQVATTEIAFRYALVNQGFDVESIELKQLTAGSKVNILVIADPMQAFDQEELRSLQNYIDNGGNLLILAEPEHKAFIDPILSLLHVQMDNGLMVQQSANYERDFILANVSKANWLETVGESSFLHNDSVFVSMPTATALSVLPNSPFVSRPLLVTQAASTWKQNDLQIDRNQPLLDVRSNEQKKSFPLALALTRKVKNDEQRVLVVGDADFINNAELMRQSPRTANFSVMTDLFRWFSANEYPIETTREQPIDVGNVNATQLELIKWGWLAVLPILIAGSVITVLIRRKRR, from the coding sequence ATGAAAACTACCTTACGTATAGCTAAAATAGAATTAAGCCAATTGTTTTATTCGCCGGTAGCTTGGATCGTGCTGATTGTTTTGATCGTGCAAGCAGGCTGGCAATACCACAGCACACTGGAGCGTATTTACCAGGGGCAGGAAATGGGGCAAAGTGTGGCTGGAGCGACCATGCGTATCTTCTCCGGCTTCCGCTCGCTATTTCCGCAAATGCAAGAATACCTGTATCTGTATATTCCGCTACTCACGATGGGATTGATTAGTCGGGAAACAAGCAGTGGTTCCATCAAGTTACTTTATTCGTCGCCTATTAAAGTGAGCGAAATTATCATTGGTAAGTATTTAGCCATGATGGCGTACTGCTTAATATTGATTGGCGTATTCTTAGGTTTAGGACTTTTGTCGCTTTTCACGATTAAAAATTCGGAATTTACGCTTATCCTTTCCGGTATTATTGGTCTTTATTTACTCATTTGCTCGTATGCGGCGATCGGATTGTTTATGTCCAGCTTAACGACCTATCAAGTCGTGGCTGCCATCAGCACGCTGGTGGTACTGGCAGCCTTAAATTTTATCGGCGGACTGTGGCAAGATATTGCTTTCGTACGGGATATTACGTACTTTCTATCGATCTCCGGTCGGGTAGAAGAGTCGATAAACGGTTTGCTGGGCAGTAATGATATCTTTTATTTTCTGATTGTCATCACACTGTTCTTAGGCTTAACCTATTTAAAACTGCAATTTGAGCGGCAAACGCTTACGGCTATCAATAAGGCTGTACGCTATGCTGGTTTTATTGCAATTATGCTGTTGATTGGTTATGTAACCTCTTTGCCGCAATTTATCGTCTATAAAGACATGACGGCAAATAAAACCCGTACGTTAACACCCGCCAGCCAAGCTATTATTAAACAATTTGAGGAGCCTGTTCACATCACTACCTATGTAAACTTGCTGGATGATAACTATTATTCCGGTTTACCGGCCTCACACAATAGCGATAAAAAGCGATTTGATATGTATTTGCGCTATATGCCGTATCTAAAAATGGACTACGTATATTATTGGGATCATAGCACAAATGAACGACTTTATAAGGAAAATCCGGGTGCTAGCGATGAGGAGATTGCGCGTAAAATGGCGAAGATCAACAAATTGCCCTTTTCGATGTTCTTGACGCCTGCACAGATCAAAGAACAGATTAATTTAACGCCCGAGCGCAATCGTTTTGTGCGTAAGTTAACCTATAAAGATAAACAGGTTTATCTGCGTGTTTACGACGATATGTTCCGTCATCCAAATGAAAAAGAGACATCAGCGGCATTCAAACGTTTATTGGTGCCGGCTCCAAAAGTAGCTTTCGTGACGGGGCATAACGAACGCAGCATACAACGCTCTGGAGATCGCGATTATCAGGTCGCAACTACGGAGATTGCTTTCCGCTATGCGTTGGTGAACCAAGGCTTTGATGTAGAATCAATCGAATTGAAGCAATTGACTGCCGGAAGTAAGGTGAACATTTTGGTGATCGCAGATCCTATGCAAGCTTTTGATCAAGAAGAGCTGCGAAGCCTGCAAAACTACATCGATAATGGTGGCAACCTGTTGATTTTGGCCGAACCGGAACACAAAGCTTTTATTGACCCAATTTTAAGCTTGCTGCATGTTCAGATGGACAATGGTTTGATGGTGCAGCAAAGTGCCAACTACGAGCGTGATTTTATTTTGGCCAATGTTTCCAAAGCAAACTGGCTGGAAACGGTCGGAGAGAGCAGTTTTTTGCATAATGATAGTGTATTTGTCTCGATGCCTACGGCAACGGCGCTTTCTGTATTGCCTAATAGTCCATTTGTGAGCAGACCGCTTTTAGTAACGCAAGCGGCCAGCACCTGGAAGCAGAACGATTTGCAAATCGACAGAAATCAACCGTTGCTAGACGTACGCAGCAACGAACAAAAGAAATCGTTTCCCTTAGCGCTTGCCTTGACGAGAAAAGTGAAGAACGACGAGCAACGCGTGCTGGTGGTCGGCGATGCAGACTTTATCAATAATGCAGAGCTTATGCGCCAGTCTCCCCGAACAGCAAATTTCTCGGTGATGACTGATCTTTTCCGTTGGTTTAGTGCTAATGAATATCCAATTGAAACCACGCGTGAACAACCTATTGACGTAGGAAATGTTAACGCGACGCAGCTGGAGCTTATCAAATGGGGCTGGTTAGCCGTATTGCCGATACTGATCGCCGGCAGCGTGATTACGGTCTTGATTAGAAGAAAAAGAAGATAA
- a CDS encoding M16 family metallopeptidase, which produces MQFKNLFIGAFVGLFIINSVCAQDLSLDTAVRMGELPNGFRYFIKANTYPKNRAVLYLANKVGSILEEEKERGLAHFLEHMNFKGTTHFPKNELINYLEGAGVKFGADLNAYTSFDETVYQLPIPTDQPDLWKNGLQIMRDWASEAILDEQEFEKERGVILEEKRLQQNASGRMREKYLPALYNFSRYGERAPIGLEEVIAKADITRIRDFYKRWYRPDLQALIVVGDIDVAQVEQQIKALFGDLKMPAKAPDRPQYSIDLIDSLRYVQVKDKEFSSYQLEFFYKRKAAPVKDVAGFKGQLVRQLSNSLLASRFQEIARAGEPPYRGMSVSAGDFIDDITTLNVRVALRPDKLDAGFKAAWTELLRIQRHGFTADEFQDVKERLRTQLSLQLSEKDKIPSINFVEDYLQYFLQGTAFQAVEQEIALTTQLLDQITTQDIRQYLNDFLAAKDVVALVLGADDGIVLPSKQDLLNWQAEAAAMEIRPYVQQRDSLALFREKPIAGTVKKVQQHAAIGFTQWTLRNGVNIYAKATDFKNNEILFTGFSRGGASLYADADYYSAVNASTFVLNSGVGQLNANQLAQFLNAKAVQVRPYIADREEGISGASSAAALETALGLTHQYMASARLDTARFHIIMDRSKEAMRNRDADPKQVFADTVGNVLGGYHFRRQPTSVQTLGQIQADRVSHIFQERFANAGDFNFVFVGNFNLDSLKALTELYLGSLPATATREEAIDLNIRVPEGKIRKDLTLGAGDKGTVQLVYSGKYRYSMQNNIYLDALKTAVELRLMERLRKRESGVYSPSVQLTKAKHPLGFFAVVISFDCDPKREDELITAVREELAKIVQKGIVVEELSKFVAEEKRTVELQSTSNQFWLSYLKGQLEKQEPLSAWLSYPTLLDKTRVTALNKYVKKLPLLENEIIVTLTPANK; this is translated from the coding sequence ATGCAGTTTAAAAATCTATTTATAGGCGCTTTCGTTGGCTTGTTTATAATAAACAGCGTTTGTGCACAGGATTTATCCTTAGATACCGCTGTCAGGATGGGCGAATTGCCCAACGGATTTCGCTATTTTATCAAAGCCAATACTTACCCGAAAAACAGAGCGGTGCTCTATTTGGCCAATAAGGTAGGCTCTATTCTGGAAGAAGAAAAAGAACGTGGTTTAGCACATTTTCTGGAGCACATGAATTTTAAGGGAACAACACACTTCCCGAAAAACGAATTGATCAATTATTTAGAAGGTGCCGGAGTAAAATTTGGTGCAGATCTCAATGCGTACACATCTTTTGATGAAACTGTGTACCAATTGCCTATCCCAACGGATCAACCTGATCTTTGGAAAAACGGGTTGCAGATTATGCGTGATTGGGCATCCGAGGCGATTTTAGATGAGCAGGAGTTTGAAAAAGAACGCGGCGTTATTTTGGAAGAGAAACGCTTGCAGCAAAATGCTAGCGGGCGTATGCGGGAAAAGTATCTACCTGCATTGTATAACTTCTCTCGCTATGGCGAGCGGGCGCCTATTGGCCTGGAAGAGGTGATCGCGAAGGCCGATATAACACGGATACGTGATTTCTATAAGCGCTGGTATCGACCGGATTTACAAGCTCTTATCGTCGTTGGTGATATCGATGTTGCTCAGGTAGAACAGCAAATTAAAGCCTTGTTTGGCGATCTGAAGATGCCCGCCAAGGCGCCGGATCGACCGCAATATTCGATTGATTTAATTGACAGCTTGCGGTACGTCCAGGTAAAAGATAAGGAGTTTTCATCGTATCAGCTCGAGTTTTTTTACAAACGAAAGGCAGCGCCGGTTAAGGATGTTGCTGGTTTTAAAGGTCAATTGGTCAGGCAGTTGAGTAACAGTTTGCTTGCTTCTCGTTTTCAAGAAATAGCACGTGCAGGAGAGCCACCTTATCGTGGTATGAGCGTAAGCGCAGGCGATTTTATTGATGATATTACTACGCTTAATGTACGCGTTGCTCTGCGCCCAGACAAGTTGGATGCTGGCTTTAAAGCGGCCTGGACCGAACTGTTACGCATCCAACGGCATGGTTTTACGGCGGATGAGTTTCAGGATGTAAAAGAACGCCTGCGCACCCAGCTGTCGTTGCAGCTTTCCGAAAAAGACAAGATTCCGTCCATCAATTTTGTGGAAGACTACTTGCAATATTTCTTACAGGGCACAGCTTTTCAAGCTGTCGAGCAGGAGATCGCGTTAACCACGCAATTGCTTGATCAAATAACGACGCAAGATATCCGACAGTACTTGAACGATTTTTTGGCAGCGAAAGATGTTGTCGCTTTGGTGTTGGGTGCTGATGACGGTATTGTACTTCCTTCCAAACAAGATCTGTTGAACTGGCAAGCTGAGGCTGCGGCGATGGAGATCCGCCCGTATGTGCAACAGCGCGATAGCTTAGCGTTGTTTAGGGAAAAGCCGATCGCGGGGACGGTTAAAAAAGTCCAGCAACATGCAGCGATAGGCTTTACCCAATGGACGCTGCGTAATGGCGTTAATATCTATGCTAAAGCCACTGATTTTAAAAATAATGAAATCTTGTTTACGGGTTTTAGTCGCGGTGGTGCATCCTTATATGCCGATGCTGATTATTATTCGGCTGTAAATGCCAGCACGTTTGTACTGAATAGCGGTGTTGGACAATTAAATGCCAATCAATTGGCGCAATTTCTAAACGCTAAGGCCGTGCAAGTGCGTCCTTACATTGCTGATCGGGAGGAAGGTATTAGTGGCGCGAGTTCGGCAGCGGCGTTGGAAACAGCCTTGGGATTGACGCATCAATATATGGCGTCGGCAAGATTGGATACCGCGCGGTTTCACATCATTATGGATCGTTCTAAAGAAGCTATGCGCAATCGAGATGCTGATCCAAAGCAGGTTTTCGCCGATACGGTTGGCAATGTGTTGGGCGGTTATCATTTTAGACGCCAGCCAACTTCGGTACAGACTTTAGGACAAATACAAGCCGATCGTGTGTCGCACATTTTTCAGGAGCGGTTTGCCAATGCGGGCGACTTTAATTTCGTATTTGTCGGCAATTTTAATCTCGATTCGCTAAAAGCATTAACCGAGTTGTACCTCGGCTCTTTGCCGGCAACGGCAACAAGGGAAGAGGCCATTGATTTAAACATTCGGGTTCCAGAAGGAAAAATTCGTAAAGATCTGACTTTAGGTGCAGGCGATAAAGGAACCGTGCAACTGGTTTATAGCGGGAAGTATCGTTACAGCATGCAAAATAATATATATCTCGATGCGTTAAAAACGGCTGTAGAGCTTCGTTTGATGGAGCGTCTACGCAAGCGCGAAAGCGGTGTATATTCTCCGTCTGTGCAACTTACGAAGGCAAAGCACCCACTGGGCTTTTTTGCGGTGGTGATTTCTTTTGACTGTGATCCGAAAAGAGAAGATGAATTGATCACGGCCGTACGGGAGGAGCTGGCGAAAATTGTTCAGAAAGGCATTGTGGTAGAAGAGTTGAGCAAATTTGTGGCAGAAGAGAAGCGCACGGTCGAGCTTCAATCAACGTCTAACCAGTTTTGGTTAAGCTATCTGAAAGGTCAACTTGAAAAGCAGGAGCCATTATCGGCATGGCTAAGCTATCCGACGTTACTGGACAAGACACGCGTAACTGCCTTGAACAAGTACGTGAAAAAATTACCGCTGTTGGAAAATGAGATCATCGTCACATTAACGCCAGCGAATAAATAA